Part of the Arsenicicoccus sp. oral taxon 190 genome, GGACTGCCCGGGGCTGATGATGCCGGGGCAGTTGGGGCCGATGATGCGGGTCGTGCCCTTGTCCTTGGCGTAGTTGTAGAACTCCGCGGTGTCCTTGACCGCGATGCCCTCGGTGATGACCACGAGCAGCGGCATGCCGGCGTCGACGGCCTCGACGACCGCGGACCTGGTGAACGCCGGCGGCACGAAGATGACCGAGACGTTGGCGCCGGTGGCGTTCATGGCCTCCTGGACGGTGCCGAAGACGGGGACCTGCTTGCCCTGGGGGAAGTCGACGGTCTGGCCGGCCTTCTTGGGGTTGACCCCGCCGACGATGTTGGTGCCGGAGGCGAGCATGCGCGTGGTGTGCTTCATGCCCTCGGAGCCGGTCATGCCCTGGACGACGACCTTGGAGTCGGCGTTGAGGAAGATAGCCATTGGTGTGTGTAGTCCTGTCTCTCTCGCTCGAACGCTTACTTGGCGGCCAGCTCGGCGGCCTTGCGGGCCGCGCCGTCCATGGTCTCCTCGACGGTGACCAGGGGGTGGTTGAAGTCCTCGAGGATGCGGCGACCCTCGACCACGTTGTTGCCGTCCAGACGGACCACGAGCGGCTTGGTGGCGGCGTCGCCCAGGGTCTTGAGGGCCCCGACGATGCCGTTGGCGACCGCGTCGCACGCGGTGATGCCGCCGAAGACGTTGACGAAGACGGCCTTGACCTGCTCGTCGCCGAGGATGACGTCGAGGCCGTTGGCCATGACCTCCGCGGAGGCGCCGCCCCCGATATCGAGGAAGTTGGCGGGCTTGCTGGTGCCGCCGGTGTGGTCCTGACCGGCGTAGGCGACGACGTCCAGGGTGCTCATCACGAGGCCCGCGCCGTTGCCGATGATGCCGACGTTGCCGTCGAGCTTGACGTAGTTGAGGTGCATCGCCTTGGCCTTGGCCTCCAGCGGGTCCTCGGTCCGCTCGTCGACCAGGGCCTTGCGGTCGGCCTGGCGGAAGGACGCGTTGTCGTCCAGCGTCACCTTGCCGTCGAGGGCGATGATGTCGCCGTCCTCGGTCTTGACCAGCGGGTTGACCTCCACGAGGGTGGCGTCCTCGCCGGAGTAGACGTCCCACAGCTTCTGCAGCACCGGGACGATCGAGGCGCCGGTCTCGGCGTCGAAGCCCGCGGCCTCGACGATCTCGCGGGCCTTGGCCTCGTCGATGCCGACCTGCGGGTCGACGGCGATGCGCGCGAGGGCCTCGGGCCGCTCGACCGCGAGCTGCTCGATCTCCATGCCGCCCTCCTTGCTGCACATCGCGAGGTAGTTGCGGTGGGCGCGGTCCAGCAGCAGCGAGAAGTAGTACTCCTCGGCGATCTTGGCGCCCTGGGCGATCATGACGGTGTGGACGGTGTGGCCCTTGATGTCCATGCCGAGGATCTGCTGGGCGTAGCTCTCCGCCTCGTCGGCGGTCTTGGCGACCTTGACGCCGCCGGCCTTGCCGCGACC contains:
- the sucC gene encoding ADP-forming succinate--CoA ligase subunit beta gives rise to the protein MDLFEYQARDMFEKHGVPVLAGKTAETPEQARAAAEEIGARSGGVTVVKAQVKTGGRGKAGGVKVAKTADEAESYAQQILGMDIKGHTVHTVMIAQGAKIAEEYYFSLLLDRAHRNYLAMCSKEGGMEIEQLAVERPEALARIAVDPQVGIDEAKAREIVEAAGFDAETGASIVPVLQKLWDVYSGEDATLVEVNPLVKTEDGDIIALDGKVTLDDNASFRQADRKALVDERTEDPLEAKAKAMHLNYVKLDGNVGIIGNGAGLVMSTLDVVAYAGQDHTGGTSKPANFLDIGGGASAEVMANGLDVILGDEQVKAVFVNVFGGITACDAVANGIVGALKTLGDAATKPLVVRLDGNNVVEGRRILEDFNHPLVTVEETMDGAARKAAELAAK